In Candidatus Manganitrophus noduliformans, the genomic stretch TACGACCGCGACGGAGGTGAAGTGATCCTCTTCCCAGGCGACAAAATTTATTTTGACTCTCCGCTCCTCGGCAAAGTTGGTCCGGCGTCCGTGGTTTCTTTGACCGTCGACGGAATCCTCGTTGATCATCCGATCGTCGGCACGATCGTTTCGATTCCGCGTGAGTGGGTGATCGAGGGGGCCAAAGAGGTTAAGCCAAAAGAGGTATTATTTAAGCTTGATGGTGTCAATATTCAGGTGAAGCCGATTTTTTGAGGGGGGGCGATCGTGCCAAAGGTTTGTGAAAAGGTTGTGGGGGCCGAGTTAAAACCCATCACTGGAATGTCCGAGATCGAGGCGTGGCGGTGGCTGGAGAAGCGGCCGGCCGGTCTCGAATACGTTTTCGAGAATGATAAGTTTAAGTGTGTCGGTCTTCATCTTGGGCATTCCTCTTTTTTTGCGGACAGCGTTTTAAGTGTCGTTCTTGTGGCTCGCGCGGAGCTTCGAAAGCGGGGGCTGCCGGATGAGTAGCGGAAATTGGGATGGCGGGGTGGTCAGTGAATGGTTTAGGAGGCTTTGCGAAATGCGTATTTCACAGGTCTTCCCTTATTTGATCATCACGAAAACGACCGTCGCGCCGGATTGTAAGGTGAGCATAGGGGTCGGCAATCCTGGGGAAGGTGAAATTCAGGTTGATGTCAATGCGTCGGGGATTGTCGATTGGAGCCATAATCCAACGGAGGTTAACTCGGTGAGTTCAGCGATGGATCACTACATCCAGGAACGCGCGCGACTTGAGGCGGAGCGACGGGAGCGGGAAATCCGGGAAGAGTTGTTTGCCGGAGAAACTCCGAACGGGAATATCATGGATTATGATGTGATTCGCGTTCCGGAGCATCAACGGGTTGTGTGCGCGCATTATGATTCGATCGGGAGAGGGATCGCTCCTGGCGTTAACGCGAATAGCCATACCGTTCAGTTTCGACCGATTGTTCGCTTTCATGGGTGTTATGTCGGGTTCTGTCATGAAAAAAGAAAAATCTACGTGGTTGAGAGGCGCTATCGTACCTGTGAGGTGGAGGTTTCGGAGCAGGATATAGAATTCGAGCCCCATATTCAACCTTCTCCGGATCTCTTGGTAATGGCGAAATGCTCGGTCCATAATTTGGGGTTTAGTTTTAGGTTACATTGGTCTGAACGTACCAGTGGTGTGGGTGTTGTCGTGAGTAGAGTGAAGAAGCGCCTTAAAAGGCTTTGCGATGAGCAAAGCAGGCCGCGGCCATCCTTCGAGCAAGAGTATCCGGCGGTGGTATCTGAGGCGTTTGAAGCCCGAAGACTTCTCGATGAGCAGCCGATCCCGGAAGAGGGTAGGGTGGTTTGGCCCGCTACGTCTATTTCGCGGGAAGAGGCGAGACGGGTAAACGAAGTGCTGAACGAACACTACCGAAGAATGGTCGATCGTCTCAGCCGTCAGGAGATGCCGAGATTTTATGGGGCTGATCGTTCTGACCGTGAATCCCTCCCCCAAACCTCAAAGCCGCCGATCTCCGCGTCTACCTGTTCATCCTGCAAAGCTGAAAACCTCGAAAACTTCCTGCGCGCCGGCGGAAAGGTTTACTGTCATGCCTGCTTCGAGAAGTTTCCGTCGTGTTGCTTCTGTGGGAACAAGGTTCCTTGGGAATCTTCGTACACGTCGAAGCGCGATGATAAGCGGCTTGCGTGTCCTCCGTGTATCGAGGAGAGAAAGGGTCAGAAGTTGGTCAAGGAGGTGGCTGAGTGACGCCGTGCGTCTTCACCGATCCGGTCAATGTTGGAGCGACCCAAGTTAAGATTATTTCTGTTACCTGCACAAAGCATGGGACCAGGGCACATGCGACCGTTTATTCCGATTATGACGGAGTGGTAAGCGAGATGCGTAACATGATCGAAGCGCATTGCTTCGAGAAGTTTATGAGAAAGCAAATGGGTGTTGAAGAGAGGGCCGGATGAACGAGCATATCAGGTTTCAGGCGAACAGGAGCTTTTCGATTTTTGGAATTGATCTGCTGGTTGGTCTGGAAGATTTTAATGGGCAGATCGTGGCCACTGGAAAGCCAATCGAGTTTAATTCTTATGTTGCTGGAAGAAGAGTCGAAGCGCCTACGCTCAGCCTCAAGGACGGAGAGGCGCAACTGCTTATGGATGAGCTTTGGAAGGTTGGTATTCGCCCGTCCAGTGGGCAAGGATCGGTGGGCCAGCTTGCTGCGACTGAACGCCATTTATCCGATATGAGGACGATTGTTTTTGATAAACTAAAAATCCCACAAAAGGAGAATCCATGAAAAGAATTCTGTTCGTCTTGACCGTGTTGATCTTTCTCGCCGCGCTTCCTGTTTTCGCCGAAGAAAAAGTAGCTGAGGAAAAGAAGCCTGAGACTGTTAAAGAAACCCGAATTTGCTGGAGTGTCGGATCGACCATGCGGACGTTTCCGGCCGACAAGCATCCGACCGGGGAAGAGCTCGTAAAGTTTTTAAACAATCAGCCTCCGGGCCCATTCTGGACGTTGAAGTCGATCACAGAGCCGACCGTCAACGATCCGAAGTATCGTGTGACGATCGAGTGGGCGCTGGCTGGATTTCCGAGTATTTGCGAGGTGGACGCTCCGAAGCCCGCGGCGAAGAAGGAGGAAAAGAAGTGAGGGTTTTCGTTTTCTCTTTAATCTCATTCATCTGCGGGATCGTCTTGACCGTTCTCTTTCTTCGGGCGATTGAGGCGGTGCATGAGCACAAGATAGAATTTTTCTACGATACTGAAATGAAAAAGCTTGGTATGAGGGTTGGGTTAAAGAACCCTATGCCGGATCGAGAGGTTGATAGGTGATCTATGTCGTCGCCGGTTGTCATAATCAGTACCTGAGTTTTCTACGAGAAAACAATCTAACTCCTCGCCAAGCAAAGTTTGTTTGTATGGCTGAGGATGTTCACGGCATCGTAGGCGGGGATCTGGCTTTTTATGGAACACCGGAAAACAATAAGATGTTCGGGGATTCATACCTTCGCCACCTTTTGAAGGTTGGAGTGTTGAGGACATATGAACCAAAAGCCGCTGCTTCCAAAAAGCCTTGAAAAGGCGTTTGATGAGATTTTTAAGGTTCATATGTATCAACGGTATATTTTGAAAATTAAACCAGGTCAAAAGGTTATTATTCCGAAGCTCAGAACGAGACTGAGCGATATAAAGTAAGTTTACGAGGGTACCCCCACAAAGGCCCCTTGAATGTCCGGTCGCATGATCGGTGTTCAAGGGGCCTTTTTTAGTTTAAAGGAGAAAAAATGGAACATCAGATAACCGAACCAAAGCACCCGATCGAGATTAGCGACGATCTGACCAACATCAGAGTCATCATCAAGGAAATGGTCTCTGCCCTTTCTAAGAGCCAGAAGAAGTCGCGCGAACGGTCTCTTGTCATCACGAAGCTCGAAGAGGCAGAAATGTGGGCCGTGAATGCTCAGAGCAAGGAGTAATTGATGAAGTGCAACATCGAGCTTTATCAGTATGCGTCTGAAACCTGCTTTTCGTATGTCGTTCGGGTTGCGTGTTTTGAGCATCTTGCGGTGGCATATGTGAAGGCTGAGAAAGTTGACCGTAAAATTATTCAGCGTTTAAGAAAAAGTCTTTCGTCTGGATGCCATGAAAGGCGGTTCATTCTTGGGACCGAGTATTGTGCCAAGCGGCTTCAACGGCTGAAAGAAGAAATGAAAAGGGTGGCTGCTTAATGACCGTTCAAGTCAAAGAATCCGAGCCGACCCCCGAAGAAATCGAGCGGGAGCTTTTTACGGTCTTCCGAACCTACGCGGTGAAGTGTCTTAAGGTTCAAACGAAGAAGGGAAAGCTCATTTCCTTCAAGTTTAACGTCGCCCAAGACCTTCTCGATCGGATCGTCAATGAAATCATCGCTGCGGGGCGCCTGGTTCGTGTGGTGGTCCTAAAAGCCCGCCGCGAAGGAGTGTCGACGTATGTCGAGGGGCGGTTTTACTGGAAAGTCTCCCTTCGAGAAAACCGGTATGCTGCGACGGTGACCCATGAACCGGAAGCGACCGAAACGCTTTTCAACATGACGAAGCGGTTTCACGATCATGTCGATCCACTCTTTCAGCCTCCCGAGAAGTACAACAACAAGGGGCTGCTTCAATTCGATGGGCTGGATTCAGCGTTTCGCGTCGGCACCGCGGAGAAGGAGCACTTCGGGTCCGGCCAAGGGATTCACTATCTGCATCTTTCCGAGGTGTCAAAGTGGCCGGCGCACACCCAGGTCAATCTGTTAACCTCGGCGCTGCAGGCCGTTCCGGACGATTTGGACACCGAGATTTATTACGAGTCGACCGCCTATGGCATCGGCGGCGCTTTCCATCATCGCTATTTGACGGCGCGCTACCGGTATTATGCGGTTCTCGAGAATGGCAAGCCGGTCCTAAAATTCGAGATCAACGAAGACGCCGATCCGAACGATGTTTATACCTCCGTCTTCTTCCCCTGGTTCATCTTCCCGGAATACCGGATGAAGGCGCCGGCCGATTTCGTTCGAACGAAAGAAGAGGTCGAATACGCGAAGCTTCATGGGGTCGATAATGATCAGCTTTACTGGCGCCGATATACGATCGCCAACAAATGTAATCCGACCGGGGAGAATTTAGGAAAGACGCCGGAGATGATCTTCTGGCAAGAGTATCCTTCAACGCCGGAAGAAGCGTTCTTGGCGACCGGTCGAACGATATTCGACTCGATCAAGATCAATGCGCTTAAGAAGGCTGCGCCGAAGCCGATCGCGCGATACGATTGTCTGGTTTCAACCGGCCAATGGATCACGAAGCCGGACGGGATGCTGCGCGTTTGGGAAGAGCCGATCCCGGGCCGGCGATACGTCATCGGTGCTGACGTCGCGGAAGGATTGATTCATGGGGATTTTTCTTCTGCCGATGTGGTTGACCATCTCACCGGAAAGCAGGTTGCGCAATGGCACGGCCGGGTCGATCCGGATCTTTTTGGCAACATTCTCTACTGGCTGGGGGTCCGCTATTGTACCGCATGGATCGCGCCGGAGCGCAACAATCACGGTTATACAACCGTTAAGAAGCTGGTCGATCTTCGATACCCTCAGATTTATGTCGAACTGATTCCGGAGCCGCCTGGTAAGCCCAGGAAGAGATACGGGTGGTTGACAGGAAAGGCAACAAAACACTTGTGCATCGACTTTCTGGTAACTATACTGCGAGAAGGTAGGCATGGAATTCAGTGCGCCGAGACGTTCGGGGAGATGCTGAGTTTCGTGTTGAAAGACGATGGAACGATGGGGGCCCAGGAAGGATTGAACGACGACCGCTGTATGTCGATTGCCATCGCACAATACGTTCGGACGGTGCTTCCGCTCCCCTCGATGGCTCAAACGATGGTTCCTGCAGGTGGCGCGGTGCAATCGGTGAGGACTCCGCCGCCGCCGGGAGCGTTTACGTAGAGTGAGGTTGACATGCCTTCTTTAAACGAAAAAGGCCCGAGCATCGGCATTTGTTTACAATGCGAGGAGATGGTTTCGAATTTAACGTATGGCCTTTGTTTGTCGTGCAAAACCAAAGAGGATGAGCGACAAAAGCGTCTGCTTATGGATGTCTCAGCGAAGCTTGAAGATCTGGAAAGTTTAAGGATTGAACGTATACCCCCGCGACGAGATGGGGTGAATCAGGGCGAAGCGGCGCAATGATTCAGTAATCCCCGACGATGAGGGGCCGGATACTCCGCAGGTGTCCGGCCCGCTTGAGGTACGGGATGATTGGCGAACGGGATCGGATCGAAAAGGAGTTTTCTCGGCGCAGGGAGGAAAGATGTCGTTGTGGGTGTTTGGTAGAAGCTCATAACGAAGATGAAGATTGTCTTAAATCTAGAAAATCGAGGAGAGCTATCATGTCAAAAACATGCGCGAAGTGCGGCAAGCGACACGCCGGGAAGTGTAGCCGGAAGGGGTATTGATGGAAGAAGACAAAATTATTCCATGGGATCACATGATCACAGTAAAATTTTATGAGTCCCATATTTCGATGACGCTCGAAGAGCTATATCAGGTATTCAAGAAAAGGTTTTTACTTGAGTCGGATGAGAATCCTCAGGTGCTTCGTGGACTTTAAAAGGGGTGTAGAGTGACCTTCACCGTTTCGTATTCTGGCGCTTACTGCGAAGATCCGAAAAGGCTGATCGGGGTCGTTCTTCAATTCCTCGAAGAAGTGGCAAAAGATCCCAAAAGAGCAAGGCAGTTGCGCATCGCCGCGCGGCAGGGTAAGATTACGGGTGTTAAACAGGAAATAGATGAACCCTGGGGAGGTGAGCCCGATGCCCATGTAAAATCGAAACCAAAATAAAATCCTCGAAGAGATTGCAGCAGATAAAATTTAATTAAAGAGCACCCTCACAAAAGGCCTCTGAACAGAACAGCGTTCAGGGGCCTTTTTCTTTTTCGGAGGCATCAATGCGGAAAATCTTGTTTCTGGCGCTACTCCTGGCGCTGATTCCAATTCAGGCGCTCTCCCAGTCGCCGGAACGAGAAGCGCGGGGTTATTTCGGCATCGTCGGCGGGGACACTGACGACAAAGGGCCGACGCTGGTGATCAATCCGGATGGGTCGATCAACGCTGCGGTGACCGGCGCGGGCGGGGGAACGCAATTCGCCGAAGATTCCGCGCTCGGATCGACCCCGACCGGAACGCTGGCGAT encodes the following:
- a CDS encoding DUF7681 family protein; translation: MEHQITEPKHPIEISDDLTNIRVIIKEMVSALSKSQKKSRERSLVITKLEEAEMWAVNAQSKE